In a genomic window of Streptomyces sp. NBC_01231:
- a CDS encoding S-(hydroxymethyl)mycothiol dehydrogenase, with the protein MSQEVRGVIASGKKEPVRVETIVVPDPGPGEVVVKIQACGVCHTDLHYREGGINDDFPFLLGHEAAGIVESVGDGVTEVIPGDFVILNWRAVCGQCRACLRGRPWHCFDTHNARQKMTLTDGRELSPALGIGAFAEKTLVAAGQCTRVDPAVSPAVAGLLGCGVMAGIGAAINTGNVGRGDSVAVIGCGGVGDAAIAGSRLAGAAKIIAVDINENKLLTALKMGATHTVNSGTTDPVEAIRELTGGNGADVVIDAVGRPETYQQAFHARDLAGTVVLVGVPTPDMRLELPLLDVFGRGGALKSSWYGDCLPSRDFPMLIDLHLQGRLDLASFVTETIALDEVEKAFERMHHGDVLRSVVVL; encoded by the coding sequence ATGTCCCAAGAAGTACGCGGCGTCATCGCATCCGGAAAGAAGGAGCCGGTGCGTGTGGAAACGATCGTTGTCCCGGACCCTGGACCCGGTGAGGTCGTGGTGAAGATACAGGCGTGCGGGGTCTGCCACACCGACCTGCACTATCGCGAGGGCGGTATCAACGACGACTTCCCCTTCCTGCTCGGCCATGAGGCCGCGGGGATCGTGGAGTCGGTCGGTGATGGCGTGACCGAAGTGATCCCAGGCGATTTCGTGATCCTCAACTGGCGTGCGGTGTGCGGTCAGTGCCGAGCCTGCCTCCGCGGCCGGCCGTGGCATTGCTTTGACACCCATAACGCCAGGCAGAAGATGACACTCACCGACGGCAGGGAACTATCTCCGGCGCTCGGCATCGGAGCGTTCGCCGAGAAGACCCTTGTGGCGGCCGGCCAGTGCACCAGGGTCGACCCTGCGGTGTCGCCTGCGGTTGCGGGGCTGCTGGGCTGTGGCGTAATGGCCGGTATCGGGGCGGCCATCAACACCGGCAACGTCGGCCGGGGCGACAGTGTGGCCGTGATCGGGTGCGGCGGCGTGGGCGACGCCGCCATCGCCGGCTCTCGGCTGGCGGGTGCGGCGAAGATCATCGCCGTCGACATCAATGAGAACAAGCTCCTCACCGCCCTGAAGATGGGTGCCACCCACACCGTCAACTCCGGCACGACCGACCCAGTCGAGGCGATCCGCGAGCTCACCGGCGGTAACGGCGCGGATGTCGTCATCGACGCAGTCGGCCGCCCTGAGACATACCAGCAGGCTTTCCACGCCCGTGATCTGGCCGGAACCGTCGTGCTCGTAGGTGTGCCCACGCCTGACATGAGACTCGAACTGCCCCTGCTCGACGTCTTCGGACGCGGCGGCGCGCTCAAGTCTTCCTGGTATGGAGACTGCCTGCCCTCTCGCGACTTCCCGATGCTGATCGACCTGCACCTGCAGGGCCGACTGGATCTGGCGTCCTTCGTCACCGAGACGATCGCGCTCGACGAGGTGGAGAAGGCGTTCGAGCGAATGCACCACGGCGATGTGCTGCGCTCGGTGGTGGTGCTCTGA
- a CDS encoding MBL fold metallo-hydrolase codes for MAARIERLVTSGQFSLDGGTWAVDNNVWIVGDDTEVIVIDAAHDADVIAAAVCDRRLRAIVCTHAHNDHIDAAPALAARTGAPIYLHPDDQILWKQTHPQRDPDGCLTDRSRLRVAGIEVTVLHTPGHTPGAISLYAPDLGTVFTGDTLFAGGPGATGRSFSDFSAIIRSIRDVLLPLPPDTVVRTGHGECTTIGEEAPYLQTWIARGH; via the coding sequence ATGGCAGCTCGCATTGAACGTCTCGTCACAAGCGGTCAGTTCAGCCTCGATGGCGGCACCTGGGCTGTCGACAACAACGTGTGGATCGTCGGCGACGACACCGAGGTGATCGTCATCGACGCAGCCCACGACGCCGATGTAATCGCTGCCGCAGTGTGCGACCGCAGACTGCGCGCGATTGTGTGCACGCACGCCCACAATGACCACATTGACGCCGCCCCCGCGCTGGCTGCCCGAACGGGAGCCCCGATCTACTTGCATCCGGACGACCAGATCCTGTGGAAGCAGACACACCCCCAGCGGGACCCCGACGGCTGTCTCACCGACAGATCCCGCCTGCGTGTGGCCGGTATCGAGGTGACCGTGCTGCACACCCCCGGCCATACGCCTGGAGCGATCTCCTTGTACGCGCCCGATCTCGGCACGGTCTTCACCGGAGACACCCTGTTCGCCGGTGGCCCTGGGGCCACCGGACGGTCCTTCTCGGACTTCTCCGCGATCATCCGGTCGATTCGCGACGTATTGCTGCCACTGCCGCCGGATACGGTGGTGCGTACCGGACACGGCGAGTGCACAACGATCGGTGAGGAGGCTCCGTACCTCCAGACGTGGATCGCACGCGGTCACTGA
- a CDS encoding transposase — MWNPLLGEGTVGQTLLTTWIAKESLHNLLVLARTGADRHQLGLARWKFPTWCGDSDIPEARRLAATLGRWWTEIAAFIDTGGTATPRPRPPPHPSTSKTLH; from the coding sequence ATGTGGAACCCCCTGCTCGGCGAGGGGACGGTCGGACAAACGCTGCTGACCACGTGGATCGCCAAGGAGTCCCTGCACAACCTCCTCGTCTTGGCCCGCACCGGCGCCGACCGCCACCAACTCGGCCTCGCCCGCTGGAAGTTCCCTACCTGGTGCGGGGACAGCGACATCCCCGAAGCCCGCCGCCTCGCCGCCACCCTCGGCCGCTGGTGGACCGAGATCGCCGCCTTCATCGATACCGGGGGTACAGCAACGCCAAGACCGCGGCCACCTCCGCACCCCTCAACTTCGAAGACCCTCCATTGA
- a CDS encoding SpoIIE family protein phosphatase — METPAAVAVVDADGILTSWSLGAQQLLHYSAAQVMGRPAAELLASPLPETARLRLAASEGWTASVALRHHDHDRGRVACTLRARPLATGDERTGWLLEATSAREADDGVDRDGEDRLLRWAFDQVPFVLGVFDTRGRLVRINRRFERNAEATNEELRGLRLSEALHGPVFEADQLIVDRVVATGEPEHIERYVHLPGEVRAHAWGVDLSPLMDSAGLVHGVLQSALDYTEQDTARSRLALLNQASEHIGSSLDVTRTAQELADVAVSGYADVVSVDLLEAVLHGEEPPPIPAVGPLPLRRTAARSTVEPALETGQLADYPVDSPPARCLLTGRGSVRLPTDPEITGWLARDPVRAAWVREHRPHSFVIAPLRARGTNLGVVVFTRLAESTPPFDPADLEIAEELAGRAAVCIDNARRYTREYRTALALQQSLLPQRLPEQAAVETASRYLPAGTQAGVGGDWFDVIPLSGARVALVVGDVVGHGIHASAAMGRLRTAMRTLADVDVPPDELLSHLDDLVIRLSADGTGLEDIPGDVGATCLYAVYDPVSRTCSMASAGHPPPALVTPDGDVRLLDLPPGPPLGLGGLPFESLELDVPAGSLLALYTDGLIEAGHRDVDEGLQALSTVLADCGASLETTCDTVLHAMLDGQPADDIALLVARTRALDAGSVAIWDLPDDPVVVGQARAQISDQLRAWGLEELTFVTELVASELVTNAIRYAAPPIQLRLIRDRALICEVSDASSTSPHLRRARTMDEGGRGLMLVAQLTEAWGTRYTSTGKTIWTEQTLLRRNS, encoded by the coding sequence ATGGAGACACCGGCGGCTGTGGCCGTGGTGGACGCTGACGGGATTCTCACGAGTTGGAGCCTCGGCGCGCAGCAACTCCTTCATTACTCCGCTGCCCAGGTCATGGGCCGACCCGCAGCCGAACTTCTCGCAAGTCCTCTCCCTGAGACCGCACGCCTACGTCTTGCCGCCTCAGAAGGCTGGACCGCTTCGGTGGCGTTGCGCCACCACGACCACGACCGCGGCCGGGTGGCGTGCACGCTGCGCGCTCGCCCGCTGGCCACCGGTGACGAACGGACCGGTTGGCTGCTGGAGGCCACCTCCGCGCGGGAAGCCGACGACGGCGTAGACCGGGACGGTGAGGACCGGCTGCTCCGCTGGGCGTTCGACCAGGTGCCTTTCGTGCTGGGAGTGTTCGACACCAGAGGTCGGCTGGTGCGGATCAACCGCCGCTTCGAGAGGAACGCCGAGGCCACCAACGAGGAACTGCGGGGGCTGCGGCTGAGCGAGGCACTCCATGGGCCGGTCTTCGAGGCGGACCAGTTGATCGTGGACCGCGTCGTTGCGACCGGCGAACCTGAGCACATCGAACGGTACGTGCACCTTCCGGGCGAGGTTCGGGCGCATGCCTGGGGCGTCGATCTGTCACCGCTCATGGACTCGGCCGGCCTCGTCCACGGCGTCCTGCAGTCCGCCCTGGACTACACCGAACAGGACACTGCCCGCTCGCGGCTCGCCCTCCTCAATCAGGCCTCCGAACACATCGGCAGCAGCCTGGATGTCACCCGAACCGCCCAGGAGTTGGCGGATGTGGCGGTGTCCGGGTACGCCGACGTCGTCTCGGTCGATCTGTTGGAGGCCGTGCTGCACGGCGAGGAACCTCCCCCGATTCCCGCCGTGGGACCTCTGCCACTACGGCGCACTGCGGCTCGCTCCACCGTCGAGCCCGCACTCGAAACAGGCCAGTTGGCCGACTACCCGGTCGACTCACCCCCGGCTCGCTGCCTCCTCACCGGCCGAGGTAGCGTCCGCCTGCCCACCGACCCGGAAATCACGGGCTGGCTCGCACGGGACCCGGTCCGTGCTGCCTGGGTGCGTGAGCACCGGCCGCACTCGTTCGTCATAGCACCCTTGCGTGCTCGCGGCACCAACCTCGGGGTGGTTGTCTTCACCCGCCTGGCCGAATCCACCCCACCTTTCGATCCCGCTGATCTCGAGATCGCCGAGGAACTCGCCGGGCGCGCCGCCGTCTGCATAGACAACGCCCGCCGGTACACCAGGGAATATCGCACCGCCCTGGCACTCCAGCAAAGCCTTCTACCGCAGCGCCTGCCCGAACAGGCTGCCGTGGAGACGGCCAGCCGCTACCTGCCCGCTGGTACGCAGGCGGGCGTCGGAGGGGACTGGTTCGACGTCATCCCGCTCTCCGGTGCTCGCGTGGCGCTGGTCGTAGGCGACGTCGTCGGCCACGGCATCCACGCCTCGGCGGCCATGGGCCGCCTGCGTACAGCGATGCGCACCCTCGCCGACGTCGATGTGCCTCCCGACGAACTCCTCTCTCACCTGGATGACCTGGTCATCCGGCTCAGTGCCGACGGAACCGGCCTGGAAGACATTCCCGGCGACGTCGGAGCCACCTGTCTGTACGCGGTCTACGACCCGGTCTCCCGCACCTGCTCCATGGCCAGTGCCGGCCATCCACCTCCCGCCCTGGTGACCCCGGACGGCGATGTCCGCCTGCTCGACCTGCCCCCGGGCCCGCCGCTGGGCCTGGGCGGGCTGCCCTTCGAAAGCCTCGAACTCGACGTACCTGCGGGCAGCCTACTGGCGCTCTACACCGATGGCCTGATCGAAGCCGGCCACCGTGATGTGGACGAGGGCCTGCAAGCCCTCAGCACCGTTCTCGCCGATTGTGGTGCCTCCCTCGAGACCACCTGCGACACGGTGCTCCATGCGATGCTCGACGGGCAGCCTGCCGACGACATCGCGTTGCTCGTCGCCCGCACACGGGCCCTGGACGCCGGAAGTGTCGCGATCTGGGACCTGCCCGACGACCCGGTCGTGGTCGGCCAGGCTCGCGCCCAGATCTCCGACCAGCTTCGGGCCTGGGGACTCGAGGAACTCACCTTCGTCACTGAACTGGTTGCCAGCGAGTTGGTCACCAACGCCATCCGGTACGCCGCCCCACCCATCCAACTGCGGCTGATCAGGGACCGGGCACTGATCTGCGAGGTCTCGGACGCCAGCAGCACGTCCCCGCACCTGCGCCGCGCCCGCACCATGGACGAGGGCGGACGGGGCCTGATGCTGGTCGCGCAGCTCACCGAAGCCTGGGGTACCCGTTACACCAGCACGGGCAAGACCATCTGGACCGAGCAGACGCTTCTCCGCCGCAATTCCTGA
- a CDS encoding Lrp/AsnC family transcriptional regulator, which translates to MRNVDALDARILLALDADPRATTVALADRLGLARNTVQARLKRLEESGQLREPSRRVDPAGLGYPLLALITISISQRVGLPTREAILRIPEVVELLVTTGDGDLLARVVARNTEDLHRITNLLLEAPGVVRSNTAIVLLEVQPFSVRPLLERHIGL; encoded by the coding sequence ATGCGAAATGTCGACGCCCTCGACGCCCGGATCCTCCTGGCGCTCGACGCGGACCCACGGGCCACGACCGTTGCCCTGGCCGATCGACTTGGTCTGGCCCGCAACACCGTGCAGGCACGTCTGAAGCGACTGGAAGAAAGCGGTCAACTGAGGGAGCCAAGTCGGCGCGTGGACCCCGCGGGGCTCGGCTACCCGCTGCTGGCCTTGATCACGATTTCGATCAGTCAGCGCGTGGGGCTGCCCACACGAGAGGCGATCCTGCGCATTCCCGAGGTGGTCGAGCTGCTCGTCACCACCGGCGACGGCGACCTGCTCGCGCGTGTTGTCGCCCGCAACACCGAGGACCTGCACCGCATCACGAACCTCTTGTTGGAAGCGCCGGGGGTTGTCCGCTCCAACACCGCCATCGTCCTGCTCGAGGTGCAGCCGTTCAGCGTCCGGCCCCTGCTGGAGCGACATATTGGCCTCTGA
- a CDS encoding aminotransferase class V-fold PLP-dependent enzyme, with protein sequence MGAVMDYARRRILRAPDAVAGARSAAELALAAGTAITPWGIGSAAALKLFDQVLAPATRAQNGSTNLAYIPAAPTRAALAFDAVTGAANIFAGTWESGAGAIHAENEALTWLTQLLGWPRTAAGCFVSGGTMGNLSALVTARAAAAASRPRPTDGWKIVCADSAHSSIRSAAQAMDAEVVTAPVDQRGHLTGAAVNTLLRSTPGVFAVVATAGSTNAGLIDDLDDIADACERHHVWLHVDGAYGGAGMAAPSVRHLFTGIERADSFIVDPHKWLFAPYDCCALLYRDPAAARAAHSQSAHYLDAIDRDVHNPADLALHLSRRARGLPFWFSLAVHGTERYTKAVEQTLTTSRLVADAIRASDHLRMTIDPELSVVLFERPGWDPQDYVSWSAGAAETGTMLCVPTRWNGTTVLRLAFVNPDTVASDVIDTLCTLR encoded by the coding sequence GTGGGGGCCGTCATGGACTACGCCCGGCGGCGCATCCTGCGGGCTCCGGATGCGGTCGCGGGGGCCCGCTCCGCCGCCGAGCTCGCCCTCGCGGCCGGTACGGCCATCACCCCGTGGGGGATCGGCAGTGCCGCGGCCCTCAAACTGTTCGACCAAGTCCTGGCACCCGCCACCCGCGCCCAGAACGGGTCGACGAACCTGGCGTACATCCCGGCGGCTCCCACCCGTGCCGCACTCGCCTTCGACGCGGTCACCGGCGCAGCGAACATCTTCGCGGGCACCTGGGAGTCCGGAGCCGGCGCCATCCACGCCGAGAACGAGGCGTTGACCTGGCTCACCCAGTTGCTCGGATGGCCCCGGACCGCAGCAGGATGCTTCGTCAGCGGTGGCACCATGGGCAACCTCTCGGCTCTCGTCACGGCACGCGCCGCTGCCGCCGCATCCCGTCCTCGGCCGACGGACGGCTGGAAGATCGTGTGTGCCGACAGCGCCCACTCCTCGATCAGGTCCGCGGCACAGGCTATGGATGCCGAGGTCGTCACCGCACCCGTGGACCAACGGGGACACCTCACCGGAGCCGCCGTGAACACGCTCCTGCGCTCCACGCCCGGCGTGTTCGCCGTGGTGGCGACCGCCGGGAGCACCAATGCCGGCCTGATCGACGACCTCGATGACATTGCCGACGCGTGCGAACGCCACCATGTGTGGCTGCACGTCGACGGTGCCTACGGCGGGGCAGGCATGGCAGCACCCAGCGTTCGACACCTCTTTACCGGCATCGAACGCGCCGACAGCTTCATCGTCGACCCCCACAAGTGGCTCTTCGCGCCGTACGACTGCTGCGCACTGCTTTACCGGGATCCCGCTGCGGCACGCGCCGCGCACAGTCAGTCGGCGCACTACCTCGACGCCATCGACCGCGACGTCCACAATCCGGCGGACCTGGCCCTCCACCTCAGCCGCCGTGCCCGCGGTCTGCCGTTCTGGTTCAGCCTGGCCGTCCACGGAACCGAGCGGTACACGAAAGCCGTGGAACAGACACTGACCACCAGCCGACTGGTAGCCGATGCCATACGCGCCAGTGACCACCTCCGCATGACGATCGATCCCGAGCTGTCCGTCGTCCTCTTCGAACGCCCTGGGTGGGACCCGCAGGACTACGTGTCATGGTCCGCAGGGGCCGCCGAAACGGGCACCATGCTGTGTGTGCCGACACGCTGGAACGGCACAACGGTTCTGCGCTTGGCCTTCGTCAACCCGGACACCGTTGCCAGCGATGTCATCGACACACTCTGTACGCTCCGCTGA
- a CDS encoding gamma-glutamyl-gamma-aminobutyrate hydrolase family protein (Members of this family of hydrolases with an active site Cys residue belong to MEROPS family C26.) gives MRALVIRHDHVTEAGLIGERLVQRGYELTLLTVVPEERHHTPDVRFDFPDADGWDLVVSLGAPWSVYDEATVGTWIGGELALLRNAHHLGVPVLGICFGAQALTTALGGSVEAAPRPEIGWVDIDTDDLALIPPGPWMQWHYDRCVPPPGAHEAARNAVCTQAFQVGNSLGVQFHPEAIPAVVRRWVDCGGAEQCARLGIDPEELVARSSAMEPVARENAYRLVDAFLDRVTSPACAVDMENVVVPAVPPSPRPPANRQAAALRTTGSDELGQGGTQVRSGPPVES, from the coding sequence GTGCGTGCACTCGTCATCCGGCACGACCATGTGACGGAGGCTGGACTGATCGGCGAGAGGCTCGTCCAGCGCGGCTATGAGCTCACACTCCTCACGGTCGTCCCGGAGGAGCGGCACCACACACCGGACGTGCGGTTCGACTTCCCCGACGCCGACGGCTGGGACCTTGTCGTGTCGCTCGGCGCCCCCTGGTCCGTGTACGACGAGGCCACAGTCGGCACCTGGATCGGCGGCGAACTCGCCCTGCTGCGCAATGCCCACCATCTCGGCGTCCCCGTACTGGGCATCTGCTTCGGTGCCCAAGCCCTGACCACCGCACTTGGCGGCAGTGTCGAGGCAGCCCCTCGTCCCGAGATCGGCTGGGTCGACATCGACACGGACGACCTCGCCCTCATACCGCCCGGCCCTTGGATGCAGTGGCACTACGATCGCTGCGTCCCGCCGCCCGGCGCCCACGAGGCGGCCCGCAACGCCGTGTGCACGCAGGCGTTCCAGGTCGGCAACTCGCTCGGGGTCCAGTTCCACCCCGAGGCGATCCCGGCCGTCGTACGACGCTGGGTGGACTGCGGCGGCGCGGAGCAGTGCGCGCGGCTCGGCATCGATCCGGAAGAACTGGTCGCCCGCAGCAGCGCCATGGAGCCAGTGGCGCGGGAGAACGCGTACCGCCTGGTGGACGCGTTCCTCGACCGTGTGACCTCCCCGGCCTGTGCCGTCGACATGGAGAACGTCGTCGTACCTGCCGTACCGCCGTCACCAAGGCCACCGGCAAACCGACAGGCCGCCGCGTTGCGCACCACCGGGTCCGACGAGTTGGGGCAGGGTGGCACGCAAGTACGGAGTGGGCCCCCGGTAGAAAGCTGA
- a CDS encoding glutamine synthetase family protein, whose translation MSAHTDPQVRQTMEALDAEGIDVLRVAYPDLMGSDRSRDILLHHLPHAAGHGLAFSRAVYHTGALGDHSNIAGGLEAGMPDILVRPDLDTVTPLPWEPNVAWCIGDVHDPATGQSVPESPRDLLRQVLTHFNDAGLTAIVGPELEYVLLEPDADAPTSWRRYAPEPGNVYTTGRRADPDGHLLRTARALHALGLDVSGGNREFDGGQFEINLNHSEALNAADRAFRFKAAVKELARAEGRLATFMAKPFNDGGGSGFHLHVSLIDEDGANVFDAPHDAHGLSATARHALAGVLEHAPALSALLNPTVNSYKRFGPDTTAPWLINWGLDNRNAMVRIPPERGAASRLEVRLGDATANPYLAIAGLLAAIHLGITTAAEPPVPATGHAADTDAAPKLPTDLGQSLDALQADDQLTDILGKSFVDAFLTFKRDELARFHKHVTDWEFREYAEIN comes from the coding sequence TTGAGCGCCCACACAGACCCCCAGGTCCGCCAGACGATGGAAGCGCTCGACGCCGAGGGGATCGATGTCCTCCGCGTCGCCTACCCGGACCTGATGGGCTCCGACCGCAGCCGGGACATCCTGCTGCACCATCTGCCGCACGCGGCGGGACACGGCCTCGCCTTCAGCCGCGCCGTCTACCACACCGGCGCCCTGGGCGATCACTCCAACATCGCCGGCGGACTCGAAGCAGGCATGCCGGACATCCTGGTGCGCCCGGACCTGGACACCGTCACCCCGCTGCCGTGGGAGCCGAACGTCGCCTGGTGCATCGGCGACGTCCACGACCCCGCCACCGGCCAGAGCGTGCCCGAATCGCCCAGGGACCTGCTGCGCCAGGTCCTCACCCACTTCAACGACGCCGGCCTGACCGCGATCGTCGGTCCGGAACTGGAATACGTCCTGCTCGAGCCGGACGCCGACGCACCCACCTCGTGGCGGCGCTACGCCCCCGAACCGGGCAACGTCTACACCACCGGCCGCCGGGCCGACCCGGACGGACACCTCCTGCGCACGGCACGTGCTCTGCACGCGCTCGGCCTGGACGTCAGCGGCGGCAACCGCGAGTTCGACGGCGGACAGTTCGAGATCAACCTCAACCACTCCGAAGCACTGAACGCCGCAGACCGCGCCTTCCGGTTCAAGGCCGCGGTCAAGGAACTCGCCCGAGCCGAGGGCCGGCTGGCGACGTTCATGGCCAAACCCTTCAACGACGGCGGCGGCTCCGGATTCCACCTGCATGTCTCCCTGATCGACGAGGACGGGGCCAACGTCTTCGACGCCCCCCACGACGCCCACGGCCTCTCAGCCACGGCCCGTCACGCCCTGGCCGGCGTTCTCGAACACGCTCCGGCTCTGTCCGCGCTGCTCAACCCCACCGTCAACTCCTACAAACGGTTCGGCCCCGACACCACCGCCCCCTGGCTGATCAACTGGGGCCTGGACAACCGCAACGCGATGGTGCGCATCCCGCCGGAGCGCGGTGCCGCCTCCCGGCTGGAGGTCCGCCTCGGCGACGCCACCGCCAACCCCTACCTCGCCATCGCCGGCCTGCTGGCTGCCATCCACCTCGGCATCACCACCGCTGCCGAGCCCCCCGTACCGGCGACCGGCCACGCCGCCGACACCGACGCCGCGCCCAAGCTGCCCACCGACCTCGGCCAGTCCCTCGACGCCCTCCAGGCCGACGACCAGCTCACCGACATCCTCGGCAAGTCCTTCGTCGACGCCTTCCTCACCTTCAAGCGCGACGAACTCGCCCGCTTCCACAAGCACGTCACCGACTGGGAGTTCCGCGAGTACGCCGAGATCAACTGA
- a CDS encoding MarR family transcriptional regulator → MPGPRRSITETEQAMQQRLGGLTLQREAMAAVGNIHRAAAAVRNHLENSVLRPHELTWTSFVVLWVLWIWGEAETWSVAEEAGISKGTLTGISRTLESRGLVARSPHPEDRRRVLLSLTPGGEKLMEELFPAFNAEEAFVAAPLSPEECLRLADSLRAVVSRLEEHGEQRRRELLAGEDLAPRRSGRRPRP, encoded by the coding sequence GTGCCCGGGCCCCGCCGATCCATCACCGAGACCGAGCAGGCCATGCAGCAGCGGCTGGGCGGTCTGACCCTTCAGCGCGAGGCCATGGCCGCCGTGGGCAATATCCACCGGGCCGCCGCGGCCGTCCGCAACCATCTGGAGAACTCGGTGCTGCGTCCGCACGAGCTGACGTGGACCAGCTTCGTCGTGCTGTGGGTGCTGTGGATCTGGGGTGAGGCGGAGACCTGGTCGGTGGCGGAGGAGGCGGGCATCTCCAAGGGGACGCTGACTGGCATTTCGCGCACCCTCGAGTCACGCGGCCTCGTGGCCCGCTCGCCCCACCCCGAGGACCGTCGCCGGGTCCTGCTCTCCCTGACCCCCGGAGGGGAGAAGCTCATGGAGGAGCTCTTCCCGGCCTTCAATGCGGAGGAGGCGTTCGTCGCCGCCCCGCTCAGCCCTGAGGAGTGCCTCCGGCTCGCCGACAGTCTGCGTGCTGTCGTCAGCCGGCTCGAGGAGCACGGCGAGCAGCGCCGGCGAGAGCTGCTCGCCGGCGAGGACCTGGCCCCGCGGCGATCGGGCCGCCGCCCGCGCCCATAG
- a CDS encoding aldehyde dehydrogenase, whose amino-acid sequence MTREPQAAVIAGVPVDTRHWIGGERVASTETFTDTSPIDGDVLGEISRGTAMEAAAAVAAAKAAFPGWAATSRSERARILHAVADGVEKRLEDLAIVETYDNGALLRSHRRGVMPRVAHNFRFFADWLVRLDHEDFETRGHTNHVSWDPAGPCVLITPWNAPLMLATWKIAPALAAGNTVILKPAEWSPLTASLLADIAAEAGLPTGVLNVVQGYGSEIGDALTSHPDVCRISFTGSVPTAKRISASAAANLTPLSLELGGKSPLLVFADADLDLAVGLAVEQYDNAGQVCLAGTRLLVEESIVEEFTRRFMEKASALKQGDPREEATDIGPNIHPRQLEKIDGYVQRALAAGARAVIGGHRKDGQYYAPTLLTDVAQDSEIVQEEVFGPVLTLQTFTDEAEAIRLANDTRFGLAATVATGDPELAERVSGQLVAGTVWINCFFVRDLQAPFGGSRQSGVGREGGTWSFDFYCDLKNTVTAPKGWKSHG is encoded by the coding sequence ATGACCCGCGAGCCCCAAGCAGCTGTCATCGCAGGAGTGCCCGTTGACACCCGGCACTGGATCGGCGGCGAGCGCGTCGCCTCCACCGAGACGTTCACCGACACCTCACCGATCGACGGAGACGTCCTCGGTGAGATCTCCCGGGGCACCGCGATGGAGGCCGCGGCCGCGGTGGCCGCCGCGAAGGCAGCGTTCCCCGGCTGGGCGGCCACCTCCCGCTCCGAACGAGCCCGCATCCTGCACGCCGTCGCCGACGGTGTGGAGAAGCGGCTGGAGGACCTGGCGATCGTCGAGACGTACGACAACGGAGCCCTGCTGCGGTCCCACCGCCGTGGCGTGATGCCCCGGGTGGCGCACAACTTCCGCTTCTTCGCTGACTGGCTGGTGAGGCTGGACCACGAGGACTTCGAGACTCGTGGTCACACCAACCACGTCAGCTGGGACCCGGCCGGGCCGTGCGTGCTGATCACGCCGTGGAACGCCCCGCTGATGCTGGCCACCTGGAAGATCGCCCCGGCCCTCGCGGCCGGCAACACTGTGATTCTCAAGCCCGCCGAGTGGTCCCCCTTGACCGCCTCCCTCCTGGCGGACATCGCCGCCGAGGCGGGGCTGCCGACCGGTGTCCTCAACGTGGTCCAGGGCTACGGCTCCGAGATCGGCGACGCGCTGACCTCGCACCCGGACGTATGCCGTATCAGCTTCACCGGCTCCGTGCCCACGGCCAAGCGGATCTCGGCGTCGGCCGCCGCCAACCTCACACCCCTCAGCCTCGAACTCGGCGGTAAGTCACCGCTGTTGGTGTTCGCGGACGCCGATCTGGACCTCGCGGTCGGCCTGGCGGTGGAGCAGTACGACAACGCCGGCCAGGTGTGCCTGGCGGGCACCCGGCTGCTGGTCGAGGAGTCGATCGTCGAGGAGTTCACCCGCCGCTTCATGGAGAAGGCGAGTGCCCTGAAGCAGGGCGACCCGCGCGAGGAGGCCACCGACATCGGCCCCAACATCCACCCCCGCCAGCTGGAGAAGATCGACGGCTACGTGCAGCGGGCGCTCGCGGCCGGGGCACGCGCGGTCATCGGCGGCCACCGCAAGGACGGCCAGTACTACGCGCCGACCCTGCTCACCGACGTCGCCCAGGACTCGGAGATCGTGCAGGAAGAGGTCTTCGGGCCGGTCCTGACCCTGCAGACCTTCACCGACGAGGCCGAGGCGATCCGGCTCGCGAACGACACTCGCTTCGGGCTGGCCGCCACCGTTGCCACCGGTGACCCGGAGCTGGCCGAGCGCGTCAGTGGACAACTGGTCGCGGGCACGGTGTGGATCAACTGCTTCTTCGTCCGAGACCTACAGGCCCCCTTCGGCGGCTCCCGACAGTCCGGTGTCGGCCGCGAGGGCGGGACCTGGAGCTTCGACTTCTACTGCGACCTGAAGAACACCGTGACCGCGCCGAAGGGGTGGAAGAGCCATGGGTGA